AGCGGGGCGGCACTGCGGGGATCCCAGGTTGCTGGAGATGGGAGTGCGGCGGACGACCCAGGACGGCTCGGCGGGAGCTGACGGGGGCCAACGCGCACTGACAATGGTAGGATACGCACGGGTGCCGCGCGGGGCAATACGAAATGCGGCGCGAGAGTGCGAATTGCTCGCATGCCGTGCCTGTCGACCCAGCCGCGCCCGATACGGCCGAGGTACGCGGAACGGGACTCTGTGACGCGGCGCGTGGCGCGGACGCATCGGACGGTGTAGGCTTGTGTCCACAGCGTGGAGCGCCACACTTTCCCAAGTCTTTCAAGCACAGGCAGTTGGCCAGCGCCTCCAGGCCGGACCGCGGCCGTTCAACCTAGCACACGGTGTGCACCGAGAGATCCGAGACCTATGACCTTCGTCTGTTCCCTTCCGTTGTCGGTTGCCCGCCGGTGGTCGGTATGGGCCTTGCTCGTGGCCGCGGTGTTCGCCGGCCCGTCGACGCTCCGGGCCCAGGACGAGGCCGATCCGGGCACCTCCGGGCGCCGGCCGGTAGTCACCCGGGCCCAGCTGCAGCAGTCACTGGAGGCGGCGGAGGCGCTGGCCAACTCCGATGCGTACAGCGCCAGCTTCCGGGAGGCCAAGCGGGACGAGGCGGCGCTGATCCGGGAACGGCTGCTGGAGGGCGACTTTTATGTCGGCGACCAGATCAACATCACAATGATCGGCGACAGCGGCACCACCGGCATCAAGGCGATTGGCCCCGGCCGGGTGCTGACCCTGCCCGGCCTGCCGGACATCCCCATGCGTGGCGTGCTGCGTTCGGAGCTGGAGGCGTACCTGACCGAGCAGGTGGGGCGCTACGTGCGGGAGCCGCAGATCAAGGCGCGGCCGACCATCCGGCTCACGTTCATGGGCGGCGTGGGCAAGGCGGGCTTCTACCAGATGGATGCCGACATCATGCTGAGCGACGCGCTCATGCAGGCCGGCGGGATCGGCAACCAGACGGAGCTCAAGGACTCGAAGATCCTGCGGGGCGAGGACCAGATCATGGACGGCGAGGCCTTCAACAAGGCCGTCACGGACGGCGTCACCCTGGACCAGCTGAACCTGCGGGCGGGGGATGTGGTGGAGGTGGGCATCAAGCAGCCCAGCGACTGGTACACGACGCTGCGGACGATCGCGGTGATTCCCGCCCTGATCATCAGCACGTACGGCATCGGCAAACTGTTCGGCATCTTCTAGGCGTGCAGCAGACCCAGGCAGCGGACCGCACCATGGCGACCGGTAGCACCTCGCGCACGGCCCGAGTGACCCCGCGAGAGCGCTGGCTCAAGCTGGTGGAGGAAGTGGAGGATCCGATCGTCCCCCAGACCCGATCGGAGGCGCTGTCGCGCGCGCTGAACTTCGGCCTCGCGCTGCTGGCCATCATTTTGATCGCCCCCCTGCTCCTGCTGATCGCGGTCGCGGTCAAGCTGACCAGTCGCGGCCCGGTGTTCTATACCCAGACCCGGATCGGGCTCGACCGCCGGTGGAACCGCGCCCCGCCACCTGATGGCGAGACCCTGCGTTCGCACGACCTCGGCGGCCAGGTCTTCACCATCTACAAGTTCCGCACGATGTGCGTGAACGCCGAGCACCTCTCCGGCGCGGTGTGGGCCGCCAAGGAAGACCCGCGGGTGACCCCGGTCGGCAAGTTCCTGCGGCAGTACCGGCTGGACGAACTGCCCCAGCTCTTCAACGTGCTGGCCGGCGACATGAACATCGTCGGGCCCCGGCCGGAGCGGCCCAGCATCTTCGCACAGCTGCGCAAGAACATCCGCGGCTACGAGGCGCGCCAGCGGGTCAAGCCGGGGATCACCGGCCTGGCCCAGGTCAACCAGCAGTACGACCAGTGCCTGGACGACGTCCGGAACAAGCTCGACTACGACCTGCAGTACCTGAAGCGGCAGAGCCTGTGGCAGGACATCCTCATCATGCTCAAGACGGTCCCGGTGATCCTCTTCCGTCGGGGTGGGTGGTAACACCGGGTGGCTGCCACGCTCCCAGCTGACCGCCCTCCCGCCCTGGTGCGGGACCCTCTCCGTCTCGCCCCGCTCGTCCTCACCGCCGTCCTCTTCCTGCTGCTCTTCCGGCAGCCGTTCCAGCTGCTGCTGCGCGACTGGTGGAACGACCCGGACGCGGGGCACGGCCTGCTCCTCGCGCCACTGGCGGCCTGGCTCGCGTGGCGGCGCGGCCTGGTGTCCGCCGCGCCCGAGCGCCTCCTGGGATTGCTGCTCCTGGTGACGGCGGTGGCG
The Gemmatimonadota bacterium DNA segment above includes these coding regions:
- a CDS encoding sugar transferase; amino-acid sequence: MATGSTSRTARVTPRERWLKLVEEVEDPIVPQTRSEALSRALNFGLALLAIILIAPLLLLIAVAVKLTSRGPVFYTQTRIGLDRRWNRAPPPDGETLRSHDLGGQVFTIYKFRTMCVNAEHLSGAVWAAKEDPRVTPVGKFLRQYRLDELPQLFNVLAGDMNIVGPRPERPSIFAQLRKNIRGYEARQRVKPGITGLAQVNQQYDQCLDDVRNKLDYDLQYLKRQSLWQDILIMLKTVPVILFRRGGW